The Megachile rotundata isolate GNS110a chromosome 4, iyMegRotu1, whole genome shotgun sequence region aaataatattatataattgcagaataattatgtgtataataaaaataaataattcacatTAAAAATAGTAACTCAATAAATTTTACTAGAATACGAATtattttcgtaaaatttttatttgaataaacaaacaaatttctgtttaaataaataattctgattaaattttaatgtatgcgtttataagaattttatattGTGAAGCATTTCAGAATATCGTCCGCGCGAAATATCGgcttaataaatttgaatacagCTTGTTAGTACAGGGATTATTTCCGTGCAATTTTTTAGCAGACATTGCAAGGATTTGCGTGCGAACGTGCGGCACAAACACGAACGATTCAGCATTTGACGTGCTTCAATTATAGACCGAGAAAAATAAGCCGTCGATACTTACGAAAGCCTTTAAGAAATTACATGGATATACTGcaaattctttcatttcgttGGTGGATTATTAGGAAGGAATTTAAAAAGTCCTCGGTGAATTATAATTCAAAGGATATCGATCAGCAGTTTCGAAGAAGACTTAATTATGAAACTCCTCTTTTTTCCCCACAGCGTTCAAGCTAAAATAGAGTTCAACTTGTTTTAACgcttttttccttcttttttcaaGGTTCACGCTTGTCTTACCATGAAGTTGAATAATAAAGAAGCAAGAACCTTTGATCGAGCAGTGTTCATTGCCAGCGCGAGCAGAAGATAAATAATTGTTGCAAAATGTTGATAAAGGAATATCGGATACCGTTGCCTCTCACTGTCGAGGAATACAGGATTGCTCAGCTTTATATGATAGCGGTAAGTTGACTTTAATATAATTACTTTGGGAATTCATTCCCatttttccgaatttctacatttcagatACTTAAATTACCGATTCCCACATTGACCGattcccatattttccaatttctacatttttcaattcccacattccccaattccacatttcccaattcccacatttcccaattcccacgtttctcaattcccacatttcccaattcccacatttcccaattcccacattccccaattctcacattccccaattcccatattccccaattcccacgtttgccaattcccacattccccaattccacatttcccaattcccacgttccccaattcccacattccccaattcccatatcccccaattcccatatcccccaattcccatatcccccaattcccatatcccccaattcccatatcccccaattcgcatatcccccaattcccatatcccccaatcccatatcccccaatcccatatcccccaatcccatatcccccaatcccatatcccctaattcccacattcccaaactctcaaatccccaaatccctaaattcccaaaccctcaaattcctacatccctacattcccaatctctcaaacccccaagttcctaaatttccatactatCAAACAtccatctcccaattcccaaatttccaaaaccccaaattcatcAATGTACATAATgccttattaataataatatgcgaAAGAATAATTGCAACTTACCTCTCTTGTTTTGCAGAAAAAATCTCGAGAAGAGAGTCAAGGAGCAGGCAGCGGTGTCGAGATAATAGTAAACGAGCCTTACAGCAACGGTCCCGGTGGAAATGGACAATACACCCACAAGATCTACCACGTCGGCAGCCATCTTCCAGAATGGTTCAAAAGTCTTCTACCAAGATCCGCCTTGATCGCCAAAGAAGAAGCATGGAACGCTTATCCCTATACAAAGACCCGATACACCTGTCCCTTCGTCGAAAAATTCTCCATCGAAATAGAAACGTACTATTTCCCTGACAATGGGTACCAAGAAAATGTCTTCAAGCTTAGTGGTAGCGATTTGAGGAACAGAATCGTTGGTGAGTACTTGTGGTTCAAGTTTGGTACCTTTGTGAGCTACTGAATTATGTgaatcattaaatattttagatgTAATCGACATCGTCAAGGATCAGTGCGATTATGTGAAGGAGGAGGACCCTAAAACGTACGTGTCCCAGAAAACTGGTCGAGGACCTCTCACGGAGGCGTGGTTAGAGGAATACTGGGCTGATGTGAAAGTATGTGAAAGTATTATGGTTTCTGATATGCGTGAAACTTTGTGGATTTAGTAGAGTGGAAATTTAGGTCAAGGTCGAGTAGGTGCATTTGGATTGGTCTCATGGTTGAAGATGTTAAGATGGTTCAATATATTTGTAATGATATGGTTTAAGATATTGTGACTTTAAAATAGAAGAGACTGAAGGTATTAAGATTCTATGGTCTTCAAGTATCAAGGGGCTTAAGGTCCACATATCTGAAGGTTcttctatttataaaatttcccaagttccaaagtcTCAAGGTACCAGAATCACAGGATACCAAGCTCACAAGGTTCCAAAGTTTCAAGGTACCAAGCTTACAAGATCCCAAGCTCTCAAGGTACCAAGCTCACAAGATCCTAAAGTCTCAACGTACCAAGCTCACAAGGTCCCAAGCTCTCATGGTACCAAGCTCACAAGGTCCCAAGCTCTCAAGGTACCAAGCTCACAAGATCCTAAAGTCTCAAGGTACCAAGCTCACAAGGTTCCAAAGTCTCAAGGTACCAAGCTCACAAGGTTCCAAAGTCTCAACGTACCAAGCTCACAAGGTGCCAAGCTCTCAAGGTACCAAGCTCACAAGGTGCCAAGCTCTCAAGGTACCAAGCTCACAAgatccaaagtctcaaagtacCAAGCTCACAAGATTCAAAGTCTTAAGGTACCAAGCTCACAAGCTCCCAAAGTCTTAAGGTACCAAGCTCATAAAATCCTAAAGTCTCAAGGTACCATCACAAGAtcacaaagtctcaaattctccaaatatcaAAGACCCAATTCTCAACCTCTCAAACTTCATTTACAAACACCAATCCAAACATTCGCCATAGATCACTTAAACCTACTAAATTGCTAAATGCACCCACAAAGTTTCAACGAATGAAATTACCTTATCTCTGTACCGATTACTCATAGCATCTCTTTGATTCAGGGAAAGCAACAGCCAACACCATCCGGCAAGTCGTTAATGTGCGCGTACAAGTTATGTCGCGTGGAATTCCGTTACTGGGGCGTGCAGACGAAGCTAGAAAAGTTCATACACGACATAGGTTAGTATAACAAACATAATTTAGTATAATCCATCTTCTTAGCGTTGTTATTCTCGTTATACTATGACTGATAATTTTTAGCTTTGCGGAAAACCATGGTGCGAGCACATAGGCAAGCCTGGGCCTGGCAGGACGAGTGGAACGGTTTAACCATGGAGGACATTCGGGAAATTGAAAGACAAACGCAACTGGCTTTGCAGCGAAGAATGGCTAATGCGGAAGGTGGAGAGGAAGCTGTGAACGAGAACCAAGAAAAGACTGCGTCCAACACGACGATGACTCCTCAGGAGTCTGATGTTGCGATGACTTTAGCTGCTACGCTTGGTAGCATCGAGAAGAACGAAGATCTTCAAAGTCCACCTAGTGTCAGGAAGTCGTCGGACATTCCTATGTCCAACACGACAGTTAGCTCGGAAGGTGAACCCAGTCCTGAAGACTCGCCGACAGAATTACCGGAGCTTAGGTAAAAATAGAAGTAAAATCAGGAACTTGTACATTTGGtgtttttgacaattttatggaGACTCAGATAATCGATGAATGTTTTAAATGTTGTAGCGgtaattctgaaatattaataatatattgattATCTGAGATCTTCATTACTGATTTAGGATGTGTTCAATGatactaaatttattttagaacCGCTTCTGCCGAGGAAAAGGGTGACACAAAGAAAGCGTGGCTGAAGAACAAAGCCGCGATGAATTCCCCGTGTTCGAACAAAAGTTTCGACATGCAGATAGCGAATTGGCGCATGGAAAGTATCGTGAGAGAATCTGAATCGGGCAGCGAAGACGAGTTCTTCGATTGTCAAGGTAAAACGATGATTCATCCGTTGAGCATGCGATCGATCCTTCCAAGTATTTATTACACGTGAGACTAACGACGTCCGCTAACATTATTCTGAATGATAAAGCTGGCGCTTTGGCGAATTTCTTGAACACCTTCTTTTGCCGAACATTAGACCCGTTGGGAAATGGTAGTTTTAAACAAACCGAATAATGGTGtgtcttaaaaattaattcttcgaAGTAGAAAATACAGCATGAGTtggtattaacaatttttttgtcTTGTCTTGATCTGTGCCCTCTCTGTTTTCTATGTCGCATTCCACATCGCAGCTGGGTTCGTTATACCTATTATACGCAAAGGTAGGACACGTAGATAGAGTTGTTAGAACTATAACACGTTTGTTGGAAGATATGAAGGATAAAAAGACCGAGATTAATGTTAGTATCATTTACATAAGATCAGAAAAATGCGATTGCATTCATGCCTTTGTAGATAACACTCTTGAAATCGATTACAGATACTCAACACATAGCATGAAGCAGCATGGCTATGTAGACTAAAAATCGAGCTACTTTTCCAACAAAATTCTTACTACTTTTTTATCTTGACGCCTAATCTGAAGGGGAACGTTCACCCCGTTTCTGTATTTCCCGCCTTAACACGTGTCACAAATGCTTCAAAAGGCACGATGCATAagcaatgtaaaaatttctgatTATACAGAGGACTTTGGAGATAACACTTCATTAGCTAAATGGAGTTCTTTGGATCTTCTAGCAGAAGAGGAGGACAATACGTTCACTTCGTGTACCAGCACAAACAAGGAAGGTAAACGATTCTTAATAATCCAAATGTTTGCACTCTCCGCGGAGTGTCGGTGCTCAGTTTAACGCGTGTTTGCAGATGACACGATATTCTCACCTTCGTATCTGCAACGAATGGCCAGTGAACGTAGCAGTAAAAGATTGCAGATCTCCACTTCAGCAAGTATCGATGCCTCTTGTCCAGCGTCGCCTCAACATTCCCCTACTCATCAACCCTGCAAGACAACTGTTCTTATTATTGTAATGCACGCTGGTAGCGTTTTAGGTAATTTTGTGTAAATGTCTATATAACTATTGGCGCAACTAGGATTTTTGTTAACCTTAGATTACCACTGTATCGCACATCCGTCCCCTAATTACGCCAATCCTTACGCCAAACCTTAACATctattattttctaaaaatattccaTCAAAATGTTTCAGACGCGAACGTCGATTTGACGGCGAAGAAGTCAGACATCACAACTTTCAAAGGAGCCTTTGAATCAGTGATGCGACAGCATTATCCCAGCATGGTTGGTCACGTAGCCATTAAGTTTGTTTCCTGCCCTTCCATCTGTACAGAAGGTCTGGGTATTTTATCTAGgtaaacattttttacataCTAAAAAATCTAAGCTAGTTGTTCTTGGTCttatctaaatattttttcagtttAAGTCCGTACAGTTTCGACGTATCACCCTCTTCTATGGACGCCCCTCAAGTGACACATGACACTATTCCTATTGGCGCGATACCACTGCTAGCTAGTTCCACTCCTGAATACCAAGATGCAGTCACGAAAGTTATAGTAGGAGCCAACCAAGTCTATCACGAATTCATCAAAAGCGAAGAGGGTCGCGGTTTCACGGGGCAGATTTGTTTTATAGGAGACTCAGTAGGAGCGATTTTAACCTATGACGCTTTGTGTAGATCTACACATTCTAGACATAACAGCGAGAACAATATTTTGGATAATCAAGGCGTTGAGAGTAGCGGGAACCCTGAAGATGGCAAACACTTGACTGCACCTTCTCCTAGAAGGAAATCTTCTAGTATAAGGTGAGGAATTGAGACTCAGACCTTGTGACTAATACAAGAATATAAAAGTCTAAGATATCTTCTTTCATTTTCAGTGAAATGTCACACTGTAAACTGGATTTCGAAGTAGGAGAATTTTTTATGTTCGGTAGTCCACTTGCTCTAGTCCTAGCGTATAGAAAAATATCGTCGAGCAGCGATAAAACTAGCAACATTAAGAGACCGTTGGTGAATCAGCTGTATAATTTATTCCATCCTACCGATCCAGTAGCGGCTAGGTTGGAGCCGTTGATATCTGCTAAGTTTTCTCTTCTTCCGCCCGTAAACGTGGCTCGATATCAAAAGTATCCATTAGGGAATGGTCAGCCTTATCATTTATGTACGCATCTtccatttaatatttaaaagccAAGAGAATCAGCaagtctaaattattttatgtttttagtgGAAACAATCCAGTCAAACCCACAGTTGTTTTCGGACGGTTTAAACATGCCAATGTCCCATTTAAGACGACTGTCCGATATATCCATTCATAGTACAATGTCTGGTATGGTTGAAATTGTTCCTTTACAGTTAGTGTCTAATTGTGAGTTGAAATTTATATTGGTGTAATTAGAACTTTATTCTGGGATGATTTAGGTATACCTTTACTGAAGAAGTTTTTTGTTACAGTGCAGCAAAAGTGGTGGGGTACGAAGAGGTTAGATTACGCTCTTTATTGTCCAGAGGGTTTAGCGAATTTCCCTACGAACGCTTTGCCACATCTTTTTCACGCTAGTTACTGGGAGTCCTTTGAcgttattgcatttattttgcGGCAATTAGGCAGATT contains the following coding sequences:
- the rdgB gene encoding retinal degeneration B isoform X5 → MLIKEYRIPLPLTVEEYRIAQLYMIAKKSREESQGAGSGVEIIVNEPYSNGPGGNGQYTHKIYHVGSHLPEWFKSLLPRSALIAKEEAWNAYPYTKTRYTCPFVEKFSIEIETYYFPDNGYQENVFKLSGSDLRNRIVDVIDIVKDQCDYVKEEDPKTYVSQKTGRGPLTEAWLEEYWADVKGKQQPTPSGKSLMCAYKLCRVEFRYWGVQTKLEKFIHDIALRKTMVRAHRQAWAWQDEWNGLTMEDIREIERQTQLALQRRMANAEGGEEAVNENQEKTASNTTMTPQESDVAMTLAATLGSIEKNEDLQSPPSVRKSSDIPMSNTTVSSEGEPSPEDSPTELPELRTASAEEKGDTKKAWLKNKAAMNSPCSNKSFDMQIANWRMESIVRESESGSEDEFFDCQAEEEDNTFTSCTSTNKEDDTIFSPSYLQRMASERSSKRLQISTSASIDASCPASPQHSPTHQPCKTTVLIIVMHAGSVLDANVDLTAKKSDITTFKGAFESVMRQHYPSMVGHVAIKFVSCPSICTEGLGILSSLSPYSFDVSPSSMDAPQVTHDTIPIGAIPLLASSTPEYQDAVTKVIVGANQVYHEFIKSEEGRGFTGQICFIGDSVGAILTYDALCRSTHSRHNSENNILDNQGVESSGNPEDGKHLTAPSPRRKSSSISEMSHCKLDFEVGEFFMFGSPLALVLAYRKISSSSDKTSNIKRPLVNQLYNLFHPTDPVAARLEPLISAKFSLLPPVNVARYQKYPLGNGQPYHLLETIQSNPQLFSDGLNMPMSHLRRLSDISIHSTMSGMVEIVPLQLVSNLQQKWWGTKRLDYALYCPEGLANFPTNALPHLFHASYWESFDVIAFILRQLGRFDLSLLSNEEKELTCFRPGQPREKWNKKRTSVKLKNVNANHRANDVIVREGAPQVLVARFMYGPIDVIALSGEKVDIHIMKNAPAGEWTYLSTEVTDKNGRITYKIPDDKALGYGLYPVKMIVRGDHTSVDFFLAVIPPKTECVVFSIDGSFTASMSVSGKDPKVRAGAVDVVRHWQELGYLIIYITARPDMQQQKVVSWLSQHNFPHGLVSFADGLSTDPLGHKAAYLNKLVQDHGVIIHHAYGSSKDISVYTAINLKPNQIFIIGKVPKKHHASATILHDGYAAHLTTLQAHGGSRPAQGNARMVIPRGQFGLPGQNASLRRRSSFRLAKRAISQPIPSKVIFPLERSTSVGPSMSPQTTSTIRSTAPEKL
- the rdgB gene encoding retinal degeneration B isoform X4 yields the protein MLIKEYRIPLPLTVEEYRIAQLYMIAKKSREESQGAGSGVEIIVNEPYSNGPGGNGQYTHKIYHVGSHLPEWFKSLLPRSALIAKEEAWNAYPYTKTRYTCPFVEKFSIEIETYYFPDNGYQENVFKLSGSDLRNRIVDVIDIVKDQCDYVKEEDPKTYVSQKTGRGPLTEAWLEEYWADVKGKQQPTPSGKSLMCAYKLCRVEFRYWGVQTKLEKFIHDIALRKTMVRAHRQAWAWQDEWNGLTMEDIREIERQTQLALQRRMANAEGGEEAVNENQEKTASNTTMTPQESDVAMTLAATLGSIEKNEDLQSPPSVRKSSDIPMSNTTVSSEGEPSPEDSPTELPELRTASAEEKGDTKKAWLKNKAAMNSPCSNKSFDMQIANWRMESIVRESESGSEDEFFDCQEDFGDNTSLAKWSSLDLLAEEEDNTFTSCTSTNKEDDTIFSPSYLQRMASERSSKRLQISTSASIDASCPASPQHSPTHQPCKTTVLIIVMHAGSVLDANVDLTAKKSDITTFKGAFESVMRQHYPSMVGHVAIKFVSCPSICTEGLGILSSLSPYSFDVSPSSMDAPQVTHDTIPIGAIPLLASSTPEYQDAVTKVIVGANQVYHEFIKSEEGRGFTGQICFIGDSVGAILTYDALCRSTHSRHNSENNILDNQGVESSGNPEDGKHLTAPSPRRKSSSISEMSHCKLDFEVGEFFMFGSPLALVLAYRKISSSSDKTSNIKRPLVNQLYNLFHPTDPVAARLEPLISAKFSLLPPVNVARYQKYPLGNGQPYHLLETIQSNPQLFSDGLNMPMSHLRRLSDISIHSTMSVQQKWWGTKRLDYALYCPEGLANFPTNALPHLFHASYWESFDVIAFILRQLGRFDLSLLSNEEKELTCFRPGQPREKWNKKRTSVKLKNVNANHRANDVIVREGAPQVLVARFMYGPIDVIALSGEKVDIHIMKNAPAGEWTYLSTEVTDKNGRITYKIPDDKALGYGLYPVKMIVRGDHTSVDFFLAVIPPKTECVVFSIDGSFTASMSVSGKDPKVRAGAVDVVRHWQELGYLIIYITARPDMQQQKVVSWLSQHNFPHGLVSFADGLSTDPLGHKAAYLNKLVQDHGVIIHHAYGSSKDISVYTAINLKPNQIFIIGKVPKKHHASATILHDGYAAHLTTLQAHGGSRPAQGNARMVIPRGQFGLPGQNASLRRRSSFRLAKRAISQPIPSKVIFPLERSTSVGPSMSPQTTSTIRSTAPEKL
- the rdgB gene encoding retinal degeneration B isoform X1, whose protein sequence is MLIKEYRIPLPLTVEEYRIAQLYMIAKKSREESQGAGSGVEIIVNEPYSNGPGGNGQYTHKIYHVGSHLPEWFKSLLPRSALIAKEEAWNAYPYTKTRYTCPFVEKFSIEIETYYFPDNGYQENVFKLSGSDLRNRIVDVIDIVKDQCDYVKEEDPKTYVSQKTGRGPLTEAWLEEYWADVKGKQQPTPSGKSLMCAYKLCRVEFRYWGVQTKLEKFIHDIALRKTMVRAHRQAWAWQDEWNGLTMEDIREIERQTQLALQRRMANAEGGEEAVNENQEKTASNTTMTPQESDVAMTLAATLGSIEKNEDLQSPPSVRKSSDIPMSNTTVSSEGEPSPEDSPTELPELRTASAEEKGDTKKAWLKNKAAMNSPCSNKSFDMQIANWRMESIVRESESGSEDEFFDCQEDFGDNTSLAKWSSLDLLAEEEDNTFTSCTSTNKEDDTIFSPSYLQRMASERSSKRLQISTSASIDASCPASPQHSPTHQPCKTTVLIIVMHAGSVLDANVDLTAKKSDITTFKGAFESVMRQHYPSMVGHVAIKFVSCPSICTEGLGILSSLSPYSFDVSPSSMDAPQVTHDTIPIGAIPLLASSTPEYQDAVTKVIVGANQVYHEFIKSEEGRGFTGQICFIGDSVGAILTYDALCRSTHSRHNSENNILDNQGVESSGNPEDGKHLTAPSPRRKSSSISEMSHCKLDFEVGEFFMFGSPLALVLAYRKISSSSDKTSNIKRPLVNQLYNLFHPTDPVAARLEPLISAKFSLLPPVNVARYQKYPLGNGQPYHLLETIQSNPQLFSDGLNMPMSHLRRLSDISIHSTMSGMVEIVPLQLVSNLQQKWWGTKRLDYALYCPEGLANFPTNALPHLFHASYWESFDVIAFILRQLGRFDLSLLSNEEKELTCFRPGQPREKWNKKRTSVKLKNVNANHRANDVIVREGAPQVLVARFMYGPIDVIALSGEKVDIHIMKNAPAGEWTYLSTEVTDKNGRITYKIPDDKALGYGLYPVKMIVRGDHTSVDFFLAVIPPKTECVVFSIDGSFTASMSVSGKDPKVRAGAVDVVRHWQELGYLIIYITARPDMQQQKVVSWLSQHNFPHGLVSFADGLSTDPLGHKAAYLNKLVQDHGVIIHHAYGSSKDISVYTAINLKPNQIFIIGKVPKKHHASATILHDGYAAHLTTLQAHGGSRPAQGNARMVIPRGQFGLPGQNASLRRRSSFRLAKRAISQPIPSKVIFPLERSTSVGPSMSPQTTSTIRSTAPEKL
- the rdgB gene encoding retinal degeneration B isoform X8 — its product is MLIKEYRIPLPLTVEEYRIAQLYMIAKKSREESQGAGSGVEIIVNEPYSNGPGGNGQYTHKIYHVGSHLPEWFKSLLPRSALIAKEEAWNAYPYTKTRYTCPFVEKFSIEIETYYFPDNGYQENVFKLSGSDLRNRIVDVIDIVKDQCDYVKEEDPKTYVSQKTGRGPLTEAWLEEYWADVKGKQQPTPSGKSLMCAYKLCRVEFRYWGVQTKLEKFIHDIALRKTMVRAHRQAWAWQDEWNGLTMEDIREIERQTQLALQRRMANAEGGEEAVNENQEKTASNTTMTPQESDVAMTLAATLGSIEKNEDLQSPPSVRKSSDIPMSNTTVSSEGEPSPEDSPTELPELRTASAEEKGDTKKAWLKNKAAMNSPCSNKSFDMQIANWRMESIVRESESGSEDEFFDCQEDFGDNTSLAKWSSLDLLAEEEDNTFTSCTSTNKEDDTIFSPSYLQRMASERSSKRLQISTSASIDASCPASPQHSPTHQPCKTTVLIIVMHAGSVLDANVDLTAKKSDITTFKGAFESVMRQHYPSMVGHVAIKFVSCPSICTEGLGILSSLSPYSFDVSPSSMDAPQVTHDTIPIGAIPLLASSTPEYQDAVTKVIVGANQVYHEFIKSEEGRGFTGQICFIGDSVGAILTYDALCRSTHSRHNSENNILDNQGVESSGNPEDGKHLTAPSPRRKSSSISEMSHCKLDFEVGEFFMFGSPLALVLAYRKISSSSDKTSNIKRPLVNQLYNLFHPTDPVAARLEPLISAKFSLLPPVNVARYQKYPLGNGQPYHLLETIQSNPQLFSDGLNMPMSHLRRLSDISIHSTMSGMVEIVPLQLVSNLQQKWWGTKRLDYALYCPEGLANFPTNALPHLFHASYWESFDVIAFILRQLGRFDLSLLSNEEKELTCFRPGQPREKWNKKRTSVKLKNVNANHRANDVIVREGAPQVLVARFMYGPIDVIALSGEKVDIHIMKNAPAGEWTYLSTEVTDKNGRITYKIPDDKALGYGLYPVKMIVRGDHTSVDFFLAVIPPKTECVVFSIDGSFTASMSVSGKDPKVRAGAVDVVRHWQELGYLIIYITARPDMQQQKVVSWLSQHNFPHGLVSFADGLSTDPLGHKAAYLNKLVQDHGVIIHHAYGSSKDISVYTAINLKPNQIFIIGKVPKKHHASATILHDGYAAHLTTLQAHGGSRPAQGNARMVIPRALLGWRNVQYHSPSRAR
- the rdgB gene encoding retinal degeneration B isoform X7 → MLIKEYRIPLPLTVEEYRIAQLYMIAKKSREESQGAGSGVEIIVNEPYSNGPGGNGQYTHKIYHVGSHLPEWFKSLLPRSALIAKEEAWNAYPYTKTRYTCPFVEKFSIEIETYYFPDNGYQENVFKLSGSDLRNRIVDVIDIVKDQCDYVKEEDPKTYVSQKTGRGPLTEAWLEEYWADVKGKQQPTPSGKSLMCAYKLCRVEFRYWGVQTKLEKFIHDIALRKTMVRAHRQAWAWQDEWNGLTMEDIREIERQTQLALQRRMANAEGGEEAVNENQEKTASNTTMTPQESDVAMTLAATLGSIEKNEDLQSPPSVRKSSDIPMSNTTVSSEGEPSPEDSPTELPELRTASAEEKGDTKKAWLKNKAAMNSPCSNKSFDMQIANWRMESIVRESESGSEDEFFDCQEDFGDNTSLAKWSSLDLLAEEEDNTFTSCTSTNKEDDTIFSPSYLQRMASERSSKRLQISTSASIDASCPASPQHSPTHQPCKTTVLIIVMHAGSVLDANVDLTAKKSDITTFKGAFESVMRQHYPSMVGHVAIKFVSCPSICTEGLGILSSLSPYSFDVSPSSMDAPQVTHDTIPIGAIPLLASSTPEYQDAVTKVIVGANQVYHEFIKSEEGRGFTGQICFIGDSVGAILTYDALCRSTHSRHNSENNILDNQGVESSGNPEDGKHLTAPSPRRKSSSISEMSHCKLDFEVGEFFMFGSPLALVLAYRKISSSSDKTSNIKRPLVNQLYNLFHPTDPVAARLEPLISAKFSLLPPVNVARYQKYPLGNGQPYHLLETIQSNPQLFSDGLNMPMSHLRRLSDISIHSTMSGMVEIVPLQLVSNLQQKWWGTKRLDYALYCPEGLANFPTNALPHLFHASYWESFDVIAFILRQLGRFDLSLLSNEEKELTCFRPGQPREKWNKKRTSVKLKNVNANHRANDVIVREGAPQVLVARFMYGPIDVIALSGEKVDIHIMKNAPAGEWTYLSTEVTDKNGRITYKIPDDKALGYGLYPVKMIVRGDHTSVDFFLAVIPPKTECVVFSIDGSFTASMSVSGKDPKVRAGAVDVVRHWQELGYLIIYITARPDMQQQKVVSWLSQHNFPHGLVSFADGLSTDPLGHKAAYLNKLVQDHGVIIHHAYGSSKDISVYTAINLKPNQIFIIGKVPKKHHASATILHDGYAAHLTTLQAHGGSRPAQGNARMVIPRGQFGLPGQNASLRRRRYLF
- the rdgB gene encoding retinal degeneration B isoform X3, with translation MLIKEYRIPLPLTVEEYRIAQLYMIAKKSREESQGAGSGVEIIVNEPYSNGPGGNGQYTHKIYHVGSHLPEWFKSLLPRSALIAKEEAWNAYPYTKTRYTCPFVEKFSIEIETYYFPDNGYQENVFKLSGSDLRNRIVDVIDIVKDQCDYVKEEDPKTYVSQKTGRGPLTEAWLEEYWADVKGKQQPTPSGKSLMCAYKLCRVEFRYWGVQTKLEKFIHDIALRKTMVRAHRQAWAWQDEWNGLTMEDIREIERQTQLALQRRMANAEGGEEAVNENQEKTASNTTMTPQESDVAMTLAATLGSIEKNEDLQSPPSVRKSSDIPMSNTTVSSEGEPSPEDSPTELPELRTASAEEKGDTKKAWLKNKAAMNSPCSNKSFDMQIANWRMESIVRESESGSEDEFFDCQAGFVIPIIRKEEEDNTFTSCTSTNKEDDTIFSPSYLQRMASERSSKRLQISTSASIDASCPASPQHSPTHQPCKTTVLIIVMHAGSVLDANVDLTAKKSDITTFKGAFESVMRQHYPSMVGHVAIKFVSCPSICTEGLGILSSLSPYSFDVSPSSMDAPQVTHDTIPIGAIPLLASSTPEYQDAVTKVIVGANQVYHEFIKSEEGRGFTGQICFIGDSVGAILTYDALCRSTHSRHNSENNILDNQGVESSGNPEDGKHLTAPSPRRKSSSISEMSHCKLDFEVGEFFMFGSPLALVLAYRKISSSSDKTSNIKRPLVNQLYNLFHPTDPVAARLEPLISAKFSLLPPVNVARYQKYPLGNGQPYHLLETIQSNPQLFSDGLNMPMSHLRRLSDISIHSTMSGMVEIVPLQLVSNLQQKWWGTKRLDYALYCPEGLANFPTNALPHLFHASYWESFDVIAFILRQLGRFDLSLLSNEEKELTCFRPGQPREKWNKKRTSVKLKNVNANHRANDVIVREGAPQVLVARFMYGPIDVIALSGEKVDIHIMKNAPAGEWTYLSTEVTDKNGRITYKIPDDKALGYGLYPVKMIVRGDHTSVDFFLAVIPPKTECVVFSIDGSFTASMSVSGKDPKVRAGAVDVVRHWQELGYLIIYITARPDMQQQKVVSWLSQHNFPHGLVSFADGLSTDPLGHKAAYLNKLVQDHGVIIHHAYGSSKDISVYTAINLKPNQIFIIGKVPKKHHASATILHDGYAAHLTTLQAHGGSRPAQGNARMVIPRGQFGLPGQNASLRRRSSFRLAKRAISQPIPSKVIFPLERSTSVGPSMSPQTTSTIRSTAPEKL